The Candidatus Aminicenantes bacterium genome includes the window CCTGGAACTCCAGGGGCATCTCGCCGATCTCGTCCAGGTGAAGTGTACCCGAAGCCGCCATTTCAAAATACCCGGTTTTGTCCCGGGTCGCGCCGGTGAAAGCACCGCGCCTGTAGCCGAAAAACTCTGATTCAAAAAGGGTTTCCGGAATCGAAGCGCAGTTGACACTGATGAACTGCTGTTGGCTGCGGTGGCTGTCAAGGTGGATGTTGCGCGCGATCAACTCCTTACCCGTCCCGGTCTCGCCCGCAACCAGCACCGTGGTATCCGTGGGCGCTACATGATGAATGACATGGCGGATTCGTTCAATTTCCGGACTTTTCCCGACCATACGGTAAGCCGATTTCAAAAAACCATGTTGAACCTGTGAAGAGAATTCAAGCCGGTAAAGCCGACCGGCATTGCATACCCGTTTAAGCAACGTTTCCAGGTCAAAGGGCTTCTGCAGGAAATCAAAAGCGCCTTTCTTCAGCGATTCGCTTAGGTGTTGATCCATGCCGTAAGCGGTCACCAGGATCATTTTTGTCTTAAATCCCCGGGCACTGATATAGTCCGCCACCAGGGTACCTTCACCGTCGGGCAGCTTGCGATCCACCATGGCGACATGGACGGATTTGTGATCCAGGATTTCCCGGGCGCGGGCGCAGGTTCCCGCCTTGTGGACCAGGAACCCTTTGTCCTGAAGAAAATCCGCCACGGCCGCGGCTAGATTGACGTCATCTTCGACCAGCAGGATCGGAAAAGTCGTTTCCGCCTCTTTAACGCGACTCAAGGGCAATCCCCCCGGGGGATATGAATCACGAAACGAGCTCCATTTTGTCCTTCCAGTGGCGGCGTGGCCGACATCAGCCCGCCCATACGAGTGATCAGCTTCAGCGAAATGGTCAGGCCGATACCTTCGCCCGTTTCACGGGTCGTGAAAAAAGGTAAAAAGATCCGATCCAAGTCCTCTTCCGGAATGGAAGGGCCGTTGTTGCTGAAGACAAGGCTGATAAAACTCTGATCCACACTTTCCAGGTAAACGTTGACTTCCTGCCCGGCTTTCAAAAAATTAAGTGAATTGTTCACCAGGTTGAGCAGGATTCTGTACAAGGCCCCCTCATCGACACGCACACAGATATCACTGTCCACCCGGCAATGGAAAGCCACCTTTCGAATCTCGAAACGAACACGATTGCGCTCATAGACACTCATCAGGAGGTCCCGCAAAACCACCGGTTGAATGTCCAGCGCAGCTTCTCCGGAGATATCCCGAATCCGGTTGAGGAATGCATTGAGCCGGTCAATCTCACTGATGCACCGATGCAGGTAATCATCGATCTTTTCTCGTGGCCAGCCGGCGATGTTCAGTCTCAACACCTGCAGGATCGTGGTGATTCCGGTCAGGGGATTGCCGATTTCATGGGCCACCTCCGCCACCATCTCGGAAAAGCGATCAAAAAACAGGTTATCCTGACGACTCTGCATCAGAATGGACTTGGATGCAATATCCGAAACGAATACAACGATCATATCTTTACGAACCGGATAAATGGTAAACCCGAATATGTTGCGATGATCGTTCTCCCTGATCTCAATCTCTTCATTCAAAGGCATGGCGGGTTCCGTGGCCGATTCATGGTGGAGGCGCCTGAGAACGTGACCGACAATCTGCTTTTGCTGAGCAGAAGAAAACGTCAGGAAATGACGGTTGGCGAATGTAGGCAATGTCGTTCCCGGATCAATGGCAATGATTCCGATCGGAATGGAATCGCAGATCTCACGCAAAACAATGGGGTCGGTTTCATTGAAAGACACGGCCGGGAAAAAATCCTTGACTGCAGGTGGATCCAGGGACGAACCAGTCATGAATACTGTATACACAAACAGTAAACGGAAAGCAACCACCGGGCCGGAACGAACCGGACCGCATTGGACTGATGGGTCCCTTTCGGTTCAGCTGAATCAACCCCTTCCCGGGGAAAGGCTCTCTCAGCAAGGGGCTCATGTTTCGGCAATGATCTTGCTTTAATCTTGACAGATAAACAATGGCAAAGAAACTCTTACTGGTCGATGATGAAAAAGTGTTCCTGGAAGGGCTTCAGGAGGGCCTGGCCAAACAAGAGGGGATATTTGAGACCGATATCGCTTTCTCCGTGGACGAGGCCATCCGCAAGTGCAAAAAGAACCGCTACAATCTGGTTGTCTCCGACATCCGTATGCCCGGCAAAAGCGGACTGGATTTGTTCGTCCACCTGCGTAAAAAGAAGTTCAAGGGCGATTTCATCGCCATGACCGCTTACGGAACGGTGGAAGTACTCAATCGCATCCGCCAACTGGGTGGACTGGACATCATCATCAAGCCCTTCAACCTGGAGTGGTTTACCCAGAAAATCCTGGATTTCTTTGTCGAGAAACAGGGATTGTCCGGAAATATAGACTCGATCGACATCACCTCGCTGTTGCAGATGATCAACCTGGAGCGAAAGACCCTTGCCGTCAGGATCGACATTAATGACCATACCGGCCATATCTTTTTTAAAAAAGGCGAAATCATCAATGCCGAATTCGGTGAACTGACCGGACTGAAGGCCGCCCAGAAACTGCTGAAACTGAACCAGGGGCGCTTTTCCCTGGAGCCGGCGGCGGCGGATGTTGAACACAGTATCGACATGCCCTTCATGGTGTTGCTGATGAACGCCATGAAGGAAATCGATGAAAATCCCATACAACTGTCCCTTGATGAGATCATGGGGGACGAAAAGGAGAAAACCATGAATGTAAGACTATTGGAAAAAGCGGTCGATGTTTTGAAAGAAGACATGGGTGAAGGCCTGCTGGCAACCGACATCTTTGGGGCTCATGACGGACAGAGCCTGGCCGGCTGGAATTCCAATCCCAAAGCTTGCGCCCTGATGGGCGAGATCACCCTTTCCAACAACAAGGCCCTTAAAGGAGCCGGATTCCCCCCTTTGGGCCGTTATTTTATCTTGGACCTGGTCGATGACAAGATGGTAGTCGTTATTACCATGGGCGATTTCCTTTGGGGAATGCTGGTAGACACAAATAAAGCCAAACTGGGGCTGCTGTTGAACATCGCCATCCCCAAGGCCATCGACACGTTTGAAGAAGCCATCGCCGGCTGAGGAGGAGATCATGGGTGCGACACTGGAAAAGATTTACACAATTGTTACGGAAAAGGGCGGGTATGACGCGCGCATGAACCTGGCGCAGAAAACCGGGATTCCCCGAACCAAGGCCAGCGAAATGGAAGACACCCCGGAAGTGATCAACCGTTTCAAGACTGCGGCCGACGAGATTCTCGGCATGGACATCGATCAGTTCATGTAACCTGTACCAGTCCGGTTCTGGAAGGACCGTAAGCTAAGACCACAACGGGCGGGCCGCGGAAACGGCCATGAGCACCAGCAGACATTCCATGCCCAGACGCAGGTGGTGGACCGGCACCCGGCCGCCCAGGTAAAGGCCCGCTCGCGTGCCCAGGACCACCAGCGGCGACAT containing:
- a CDS encoding sigma-54-dependent Fis family transcriptional regulator, giving the protein MPLSRVKEAETTFPILLVEDDVNLAAAVADFLQDKGFLVHKAGTCARAREILDHKSVHVAMVDRKLPDGEGTLVADYISARGFKTKMILVTAYGMDQHLSESLKKGAFDFLQKPFDLETLLKRVCNAGRLYRLEFSSQVQHGFLKSAYRMVGKSPEIERIRHVIHHVAPTDTTVLVAGETGTGKELIARNIHLDSHRSQQQFISVNCASIPETLFESEFFGYRRGAFTGATRDKTGYFEMAASGTLHLDEIGEMPLEFQAKLLRVLEGGTFIKLGGEDESRVDVRLIASTNKDLEQEVERGRFRRDLFYRIAVFTIHVPPLRERKEDIPLLAAHLWSGLTQRMGMKESALPVPPEVLFNQPWTGNVRELRNFLERQLLYLRMGRPAELDVDAGSEGRILKEPLEGLTSLEEHTRNYVIEVLARLDYNKAQTARVLGIGLTTLKRWLKQWDVRVERRLNNQETG
- a CDS encoding HAMP domain-containing histidine kinase; amino-acid sequence: MTGSSLDPPAVKDFFPAVSFNETDPIVLREICDSIPIGIIAIDPGTTLPTFANRHFLTFSSAQQKQIVGHVLRRLHHESATEPAMPLNEEIEIRENDHRNIFGFTIYPVRKDMIVVFVSDIASKSILMQSRQDNLFFDRFSEMVAEVAHEIGNPLTGITTILQVLRLNIAGWPREKIDDYLHRCISEIDRLNAFLNRIRDISGEAALDIQPVVLRDLLMSVYERNRVRFEIRKVAFHCRVDSDICVRVDEGALYRILLNLVNNSLNFLKAGQEVNVYLESVDQSFISLVFSNNGPSIPEEDLDRIFLPFFTTRETGEGIGLTISLKLITRMGGLMSATPPLEGQNGARFVIHIPRGDCP
- a CDS encoding response regulator, which produces MAKKLLLVDDEKVFLEGLQEGLAKQEGIFETDIAFSVDEAIRKCKKNRYNLVVSDIRMPGKSGLDLFVHLRKKKFKGDFIAMTAYGTVEVLNRIRQLGGLDIIIKPFNLEWFTQKILDFFVEKQGLSGNIDSIDITSLLQMINLERKTLAVRIDINDHTGHIFFKKGEIINAEFGELTGLKAAQKLLKLNQGRFSLEPAAADVEHSIDMPFMVLLMNAMKEIDENPIQLSLDEIMGDEKEKTMNVRLLEKAVDVLKEDMGEGLLATDIFGAHDGQSLAGWNSNPKACALMGEITLSNNKALKGAGFPPLGRYFILDLVDDKMVVVITMGDFLWGMLVDTNKAKLGLLLNIAIPKAIDTFEEAIAG